The DNA segment GCCTATTCCGAACTTTCCATCATCGACACCGTCATCATCATCATCGTTTGGGTCATTGGCGGCTGAGACAGCTAGACTTGCCGCCTCCAACGCATCGTTGAGGCGCGCATCATTTTGCATCATTAAAGCGCCATCCGTTCCTATCGTAAAGAATCCCAGCATGGGGACCAATACTAATATGAACATTAGAGCAGCGGCACCTTTCTGTTTTTGTATAGGGCGCATAATTTTACCTACCTAATATCACTGAGCTAGAGCTTACTCGAGTAAACCCACTTCCCAGTGCGAAACCAATAAGCCAATTTTCTGTTTCATAACATAAAGTTACCCGATACATTGTGCTCTTGCGCCCCCAGGATGTCGTGACGGCAAGTTTGTTTTCAATTTGAGCCAGACTCTCTGAAATATTACACGTAATTCCACCTGGTGTGTTCCAGGTTACAAGCGCATTCTTAGCTCCCGACTCAGAATAAGTCTGCTCTTCATACAACATACCAAAATCTGCTTCTTTATAATTGGTATAGGTCCGCTTAAGAGATTTGGCCATAATCTTATAAATGTCATTAATCTGCTGATTAGACATAGTGTAATCGTCGCTGTACAGTTGAGTACGCTCTTTGGCCACACTTGCCGCTGAAAACGAAAGCCTATCTAGTTTCCCTTTCATTGATATTTTTGTTATCACGTCGCCAGCAAACATCAACATCATGACGAAGGCCATAGAAACCATAGCAAGCTCGATAGCAAACGTACCCTTCTGCTTGGCTCTAAATTTGGAATTGAGTTCTTTCATATTCTTGTATCACAATAATTTCACGGCTAAATATCGTTTTTTGATCAAAAAACACAGTAAAAATACCGTCGAATTCATAATCAACGTAATAGATGGCAACGGCGCTATCAGTTTCTGAGCCACACGTTGTAATACCCCCGCTAGATGCTGGCAGACATGTGTTTTCTATGTCGTATAGGTCATCTAAACTCTTTGCGTATTGGACGCTCGCTCGAATTTTAGATGTATCAACAAACTTGCTCCAAACACTATCACTTTTTGTCAAGGTAGCTTTAAAGGTGTCTATGTAGTTTTCCGTTTCTTTTTTAGATGCTCTAGCCGCTTCAGATACCGCTAGATCACCCATAGCGGATACATAACCCATATAGCTAATTTCCATCCATGCGGCCATCATCAACAAGAAAGCACCGAATCCTATAGCAAACTCTATCGCAACGACACCATCTTGCTTTCTTCTAATTTTCCGAATCATATGCCTCCCCTTTCACTACCTTAATCCGTTTTTTCGCTGCAGGATCAAGATCAGTCGCAAGACTTTCTGAGGTTGGTACGCGAACCAGTTGACTATTCGCTTCTCTCAACGCAATGAAAATAGTCTGTATCTGTTGTTCTTTATAGCCTTGCTCTCTAAGTATAGTTTCTACTTGCTTATACTGCCCTTTTTTTGTAAGTGCAAAAACGAGATTCGATTTGATTTTTCTGTCCGCATTTCCTGCTGCATAAATGGGCTGCAAACGCTTTATCGCTGCATCATAATCTTCTTGAATGAGATCAAGTACCGCCAAATTATTACTGATAATGAGGTCGTCGTGATAATGGCCTCTGGCTAAAAGAAAATAGTTTCGCGCTTTCTCAAACTCACCTTTTTCTGCCAAGATCAAACCCATCAGGTTTTCTGCTTCTGGGTACTTATCTCTCTGTGATAAAGCGGTTTGACAGTTAATGTAAGCTTTATCAATCAACCCTTCCTCCAGATACACCTTCGCTCTTAAAAAGACCACTTCAGCGACATTGGAATCATCAACCTTTATTGTCCCCAAATGGAACGCGGCCAGTTCCGTATTGCCACTTTGAATATAGGCGTTTATCAATTTGATCTTATTTTCGCTGCTCTCTTCTTTCGCTAGTGCTTCTTTGTAAAAGTCGACTAATCGTTCCTGATTTCGAGCGCTAATGAGCATCTGTTCTCTGGATTCAAACGTTGCCTGTTCCGCAATCTCTTCCTTGGACAGATTGCCATTAGTGGCACATCCATTGAGAACAAAAACAAAGAACAATGACTTAAGGATTAGATTCTTCAATTACATCATCCTCATCACACCGGGTGCGGCCGTTAAAATCACGATAGGAAACATGATAAAAAGTATCAATGGTATGGACATTTTTGCAGATAATTTACCTATCTTTTCTTCCAGACCCAACATCTGTATCTCCCGTATATCCATAGCCAAACGAGTCAATACTTCATAGATAGATGAACCGTATCGAAGACTTTGACTCAAAGTCATCACAAAACTACGAAATTCAGGTGTAGGTACTCGTATGTAAAGCTCTTCTATTGCCTTATCTAGACCGACCATTTGAGCTCGCTCATTGGTTCGTTTCAGCATATGAGCCATATCGATATCAAAGCCCACCATTTCCTGAGCTAGATACGTCATAGAAGACTCTATTGTCATGCCCGTTTGAACACAAACACCCATCATATCAAGAAGATAAGGGAGCTGACTGGATAGCTTTCTTTTTATATTACTCGTCCTAAACGCTAAATACCCATCTGGAACTATAATGATAATGATCGCCCAAATGAGTGACCATACGAGGTATTGAGATGGGTCACGTTGAAAATGTAATCCAAGAGTAATTGCCAGCGCCACGCCAATCACTAACAAGAGATACTTAAGCGGGACAAATAGATAGGCAAATTTCGTGTTATAGATCCCTGCTGCTACAAATTTATTCGCAATTTCAGAATCAGACGCCGCAACGAGATTTGATATTTTTTTACCTAATGACTCCAATCCTTTTTTTCTTTTTTCTGTTTTATGTTCTTTTTCAGATAAGCCAATTTTACTGAGTTTATTGCTTCTTTTTACTTGCTCGTACAACACATAGGCGATAGTGGCTATACCGACAGCCAAGAACCAGATCGACAGTACCAGATAGAATTGCTTATTCGCTAGTAACTCCATATCACCTAACTCCTTTGAGCAAAGCGGTAATAATTGTTATACCTATCGCTTCACTTATTAGGACGTAGTATAAAATCGGCCTACCTTCCTCACTAAACATGACAAATTCGTAATTTAATGGGCTGATATACTGCATCAGCAATAAGAAGATAAATGGTATTGCTGCAACAATTTTAGCGGAAGCTCGAGCTTCTGCAGTAAGCGCAAATTTTTTCTTATCTATCGCTCTGGCATCAAACATCAGTCGATTTAGTCTCGTGATAACGTCTTTTAATTGCCCGCCACGATGCATATTTGCCCTAAGTGTTATTACAAAAAAATAGAAAGATGGATATGGGAAGCGTTTACACGATTTTCTAAAAACTTCATCCGGAGCTTCACCCATTTGTAAGCGGTCGCCCATGACCTTAAACTCTGCCCCAACATCCCCGTCTAGGTTCTTACCAACATACATGATGGCATGCATAATACTCTCACCGGATGACACGGCACTTGCCAATATATTCAATGCATCAGGAAAAGCTTCTTCAAATTGCGTTCTCTCTCGTTTCTGTAACCATGAATACGCAAATAGCAGTCCAATAAAGACGGTAACAACCTCAATAAGAATAAGGTTACCGCGTAAAAAACGTTGATTAATCTCATTACCTGCAAAGAGTAATGCAACGACAAATAGGATTATCTTAATGGATGCGAGTGCACCTATTTGTTTCTTAAGATTACTTATTCTATCCTGAATTCTCTGCCAAAGAGTTCTGTCTGATAGGGTATTAAAATCGACCGCATCGTCATCTCCACTTAGAGAATAAACGTGAACCGTTTTATTGTATTCTTCTAAATAGTTGTTTTTTTTTCTATCTGTCGCAAGAGAAAAAACGATGAGGACAACACCCAAAATAACCAAAAATAGATATATCATGAACGCCCTCTTTTATTCTGGAACAGAGCGTCTAGCTGTTCATCTAAGCCAAAGAAGCGTGCTTTTTCCACTAAAATCGAGCGTTTCATTAATCCCGCGGTTACAAAATTTCCCTGCACTTTCTCAGCATTAGCATCTCCGTGCTCTGGTCTAAACTGAAATATTTCTTCCAGTACCACACTAGAACCTTCAAGCCCGACTACTTCGGTAATGCTCATCACTTTACGGCTACCGTCATGCAATCTGCTTATCTGGATAATAAGATCAACCGCGCTGACGATGGTTCTTCGAATCGCTTCCAGTGGAAGGTTAGCCGTTGCCATCATTACCATGGATTCAACACGCGCGATGGCATCTCTTGGTGTATTGGCGTGCAAGGTCGACATTGAACCATCATGTCCGGTATTCATCGCCTGTAACATTTCGAATGCTTCACTACCACGACACTCTCCGACAATGATTCTGTCGGGCCGCATACGCAATGCGTTTATCACCAGATCTCTTTGGTGAATCACACCGGTATTTTCAATACCAGCTGTGCGTGTTTCCAACCGAACAACGTGTGGTTGCTGTAGCCTCAATTCTGCAGCATCTTCTATCGTGACAATACGTTCTTTCTCGGAAATAAATTGAGACAAGGCATTAAGCATGGTGGTTTTACCTGAGCCGGTACCACCTGAAATTAAAATATTAAGCCGGCACCTTGCTGCAATCATCAAGATTTGAGCCATTTCTGGGCTCATCGCGCCAAAACCAACAAGTTGAGAAAAATCGATCGCTTGCTTTTTAAACTTACGAATAGAGATAGAGGTTCCATCTAGAGCAATCGGAGGGATAACAATATTTACGCGACTACCATCTGCAAGTCTAGCATCACATAAAGGAGACGAGTCATCGACACGTCGACCAACCCTTCCCGCGATACGCTTTGCAATCTCCAACACTTGAGCTTCATCAACAAAGTTAACAGGTACTTTCTCAACGAGTCCACCGCGCTCTATAAACACGTGTTCATGCCCATTGATCATAATATCTGTAATGGAATCGTCTTCCATTAAAGGTTGCAAAGGTCCAAGACCATGGAGCTCATCGACTAAACTTTGAACAAATTCATTGCGTAGTACGACAGGAACTTGAAGTGCATCTTTCTCAACAAGCATGTCAACCGCTTTAGAGAGTTGTTGCGCTAATTGACTGTCTGATAAACGGTTTATCGCCTCTGGATCTAGGGCATCATAAATCTGTCTTCTTATATTAACGTAAATTTCTTTTGTTTCACTCATCCGTTATTTCCTACGAGAAAATAGTGAAAAACCTTTTTTTTCATCTTCACCCACTATGAGTGATACCAACCTACGCAGTCCTTTTTCTGCCTTACCACCTATCTTAGAAATTCTTTTACGTTCTAAAACGAGAGCATCTAGCTGTTTTACAAAAGGGATAATTACATCGACTTCTCTTCGTAGGTATTTTTCAACCTCTTTTAGAGTGATCGTGCCTGAAGAGGTAGGTAAGCAATAGTTTAGTACGACAAATACTCGCATATTGCTCTCTTGATTTTGGTCTTCTAGTTGCTGTTTGATTCTTGCCGCATCTCGCAACGAAGAAACTGTCGGTTCTAATACAAGGATGACACTATCCGACAACTCAACCACTTCCTCTTTATTGAAGTTTTGTCTGGCAATGGAAGAGAGGTCATCGATAATAAAGTTACAGTCCGCAGCAATATGTTCCACAACCGTTTTTGTATATTCTTTTATTTCTGCATTGGCAAGTGACTCTGACGTCAGAGATAGTACCGATAGTAATTTATTATGTTTGATTAACATGCCTTGAGCGGAGGTATTATCTAATGTGGTCGCAAATGCACCAGGCCTGATTTGGCGTTTCTCAAACTTCTCCATACCAAGCATTATATCGATGTTGCCACCCTGGTAATCGTTATCCACCAGAACACATGACGACTTCTTGTCTTCAGACAAGAGATACGCAATCTCCGAGCATATCAATGTAGTCCCGACCCCCCCTTTTGAACCGATAACACTTATCTGTTTTGCTTTCCGCTTCTTACCAAGTCCCTTGTTCTTATTTCGGTTCTCGTGGACACTGACCACGAACTCTATAAGTTCATGCTTGGTAATCGGCCAAAATAGATAGTAGAAGCCCATTCCTTTCAGGTTTCTTATCGTCGAAATCGCATCTTCACTACCAATCACTATTACTGATGCATCATTTGGTAATAAGTGACTGATTCTTTCTGCATCTTGGCTTACATTATTACTTTCGTTAAGCTCAACGATTACAATCTCGATACTCTCATTTCGGACATGTTCTTTAATATTCTCATCGTTATTTTGAACGATAGCCGGAGTTACTAACCCTTCGAAACGATACGCCTCTTTAACCAGAGCCTGACATTTATCTGTCTGATAAAATAGTACCGATGTGATTTCATCTTTTGGCCCATCATCTCCATGTGCACTATCTTTTTTAAGAATATCAACTAAATCAAACATCCTTGCACATCCTATTTATTATTGGTTTCAGCTAGCATTTTTTCAGGATTGACCATCGACTGCCATCTTGCACTTTCTGCATAGCAACCACTTTCCGTTTTGCCAAATGTGCCCACTTTTTCATAGCTACAAATATTCGAAAATACCTTATTAACGACCGTTTCAAATGTCAGATCTTTCGTTATTCCTCCCTCTTGGAGGCCCCCCTTAGTTATCGTTATTTGATTCCTATTTAGGCCTTTTGAAAGCAGGTGTTTCTGGTACTCTTCAGCTAACTTATTCCCTGTAGAGGTATACCATGTAAAATTAAGTTGTTGAGTCGCAATCCTATTCCAATTATTTTCTACATATTGGTCGAGCTCTCGCCAAGCGGCTTTTTCATTATTTTTCTTAACGCTCAGATTCAACGTGTAAGTAATTGGTACGACCTGTAGTTCCGCCCCCTTCCTCTCGCCAATAACATCCACACATGCATTTAGGCCTAAAGCGCAGAATATTATAACCAGAGCCTTCGATAATTTTATTTTTTTCATTGTTTGAACCCTCCAGAAGCTAACACCTCATTGGCCCATTTCTCATCTGCTTTTTTGTAAGTACCTTCAATACCAAAAAAGCGGTGTAAATTGGATGTTTTTTCCATCGTCGGAATCTGGATCTGGTTGGCCTGAATCGGCTGTACTAGATTAACGGTTGCGATAATGAGCAGTTCGGTCTTAGTTCGAGTAGTCTCAGTGTGCCTAAACAGCGCACCTAGAATAGGAATATCGCCAATATAAGGGATTCGTCTCAGTGATTCAGTATCTTCAGAACTCAGTAATCCAGCAAGCACGAAGCTCTGGCCATCACCTAACTCAACGGTCGTTCTTGCACGGCGGGTTCTTAGTGCTGGTACGTTGTAGGTATCGTCACTATAAAACACATCATCTAACGCACTCACTTCCGGCATTAATGAGAGCTTAATTTTGTCATCTCTAAGTACCTTCGCCATCAATTCAAGACGGACACCATACTCTTTGTATTCCACGTTTGTCGCACCGTCGACATAGGTAACAACAGGTAGCTCACCACCAGCAAGAAAACTTGCAGTCTCACCAGAAATAACCGACAAGTTCGGCTCTGCAAGTATCTGACCGACGCTATCATCACCGATTGCAGTAATGACTGATATGATATCATCGGCACTAAAGTTGGTTAGATAATCGACGAAAACACCAGCGGTCTGTCCACTGCTGCCTAATTGAATACCAAACTGTTCCATAAATGAGTGAGAGACTTCAGCAATGGACAGTTTAACGTTCACCTGTTTCGTTGTTGCAACCTCAATATTGTTAACCAAGCCAGGGAAACGATACTTGCGCATAAAATCCATTTCGTATTGGGTATCACCTAAATCCCATTCGACAATCGTGATCTCAGCGTCTTTAGCCAACAGTTCGCCTACCAAATGATAGATGTCTTCTTTCTCTTGATCACTTGACACTAATCCACTGAGAACTGCTTGATCACCTAGGTTGTATATATTGACGTCTACATCGGGATATCTGAGTTGAATCTGTTGTTGTATGTGAACCATGCTCTTATTGACAACCAGCTTTCTCGATGCCAGTGTTTGCCCCTCTTCATCAAAAATAATCAACGAAGCATTGCCAATTTTTTTACCAAAAAACACAACTTTATTCTTGTCTATAACCTGATAGTCAGCAATTTCTGGATTAGAGATGAATACAGAGCCAATTTCTTCCGTCACTGTTATTGTTTCCGCATCACCTTCGGATAAATTCACTATACGCGCGCCAAGTGCAGAGAAGCTAAACAGACACGCTACAAATACTAACCACTGAGATAACCTACGAGTATCCATACCACTTAACCTTTATTATTTTATATTTACATCACCCGCGCGAAACTCTTTGATCGCTCGATAGGTGGGTAAGATATCACCTGAATTGGCTTGGAGTAATTCTGCCTGTTCGGCACCAACTGACTTATGAAATTCTAATTGTGCTATTTTTTTTGCTATCACCAACTTCGCTAATTGCTTTCGCGTCAGTTCCAATACCAAGCTGACTTCTGTGTCGTCTTCAAGCACATTTTGCTCAACCTTCAAGACTTTGACCGCGATAAGAATAGGGGAGAAGAAAACGGTCTGAATTGGTTGGACTTTATCACTGGACGCTAAATTCTGACTCAGCGACGAAAGTGCGACAACATCGATTAAGCTGCCATGAGTAATAACACCACCAATGATAGTATCAGAATCAACTTTTACTCCGTAGGGCACCATATTGTCAGCGATGATCAAATCTATATATCCATCTTGGTCGGGTTTTATAAGATCTAATTGAGTCACCCACCCATCAGAACTTATATCTTTAGAAGAGACCTCACCACGAACAAACTCTATCTCAACATCCTCCGTGATGCCGTTGTCATTCGCTTCAGGCTCGGTAACTTTCGTCACATAAAACTGCGTGCGCGTTACCATTTGACCCCGCTTTATATCTTCCTTTGCTTTCCAGACGGTGATCATATTGACGTCTTCAACAACATCAACCACATTCTGCTCTGCATCTTGCTTTATCAGATTGCCTGATAAACCATAAAGCCCAGCACCAATAGCGATAAGTGCAACAGGTATTAATATTCTAAAATTCATTTATATACCCCTAAGGGATTGAAGCCATTATCCCTAACCAACATCCGATAGAAATTGGAACTCCGTATGGGATATGAGCAATTACTCTATTTTTTCTAAGCCGCGAGCTAACAAAAATAACAATTGACAGTGCTCCACCAAGAAATGCAACCAACAGCAAAGTAGAGATAAAATAATCTGGGGATATCATTGGTGATATTGCAGCAAGCAACTTTGCGTCCCCTGCTCCCCAAACGTTCAATCGCCATAAAAGAAGACCAAAAAGAAAAACTGGTACAACAATCAGCCACTGCATCCAATAACCATTAAAAACACAATACAGCGTCGAATTTATCAACAATAAAACTGACGCTGTATTAGGGATTTTTCTATGACGAAAGTCA comes from the Vibrio sp. DW001 genome and includes:
- the tadF gene encoding tight adherence pilus pseudopilin TadF; this encodes MKELNSKFRAKQKGTFAIELAMVSMAFVMMLMFAGDVITKISMKGKLDRLSFSAASVAKERTQLYSDDYTMSNQQINDIYKIMAKSLKRTYTNYKEADFGMLYEEQTYSESGAKNALVTWNTPGGITCNISESLAQIENKLAVTTSWGRKSTMYRVTLCYETENWLIGFALGSGFTRVSSSSVILGR
- a CDS encoding TadE/TadG family type IV pilus assembly protein, producing MIRKIRRKQDGVVAIEFAIGFGAFLLMMAAWMEISYMGYVSAMGDLAVSEAARASKKETENYIDTFKATLTKSDSVWSKFVDTSKIRASVQYAKSLDDLYDIENTCLPASSGGITTCGSETDSAVAIYYVDYEFDGIFTVFFDQKTIFSREIIVIQEYERTQFQI
- a CDS encoding type II secretion system F family protein, with amino-acid sequence MELLANKQFYLVLSIWFLAVGIATIAYVLYEQVKRSNKLSKIGLSEKEHKTEKRKKGLESLGKKISNLVAASDSEIANKFVAAGIYNTKFAYLFVPLKYLLLVIGVALAITLGLHFQRDPSQYLVWSLIWAIIIIIVPDGYLAFRTSNIKRKLSSQLPYLLDMMGVCVQTGMTIESSMTYLAQEMVGFDIDMAHMLKRTNERAQMVGLDKAIEELYIRVPTPEFRSFVMTLSQSLRYGSSIYEVLTRLAMDIREIQMLGLEEKIGKLSAKMSIPLILFIMFPIVILTAAPGVMRMM
- a CDS encoding type II secretion system F family protein produces the protein MIYLFLVILGVVLIVFSLATDRKKNNYLEEYNKTVHVYSLSGDDDAVDFNTLSDRTLWQRIQDRISNLKKQIGALASIKIILFVVALLFAGNEINQRFLRGNLILIEVVTVFIGLLFAYSWLQKRERTQFEEAFPDALNILASAVSSGESIMHAIMYVGKNLDGDVGAEFKVMGDRLQMGEAPDEVFRKSCKRFPYPSFYFFVITLRANMHRGGQLKDVITRLNRLMFDARAIDKKKFALTAEARASAKIVAAIPFIFLLLMQYISPLNYEFVMFSEEGRPILYYVLISEAIGITIITALLKGVR
- a CDS encoding CpaF family protein, translating into MSETKEIYVNIRRQIYDALDPEAINRLSDSQLAQQLSKAVDMLVEKDALQVPVVLRNEFVQSLVDELHGLGPLQPLMEDDSITDIMINGHEHVFIERGGLVEKVPVNFVDEAQVLEIAKRIAGRVGRRVDDSSPLCDARLADGSRVNIVIPPIALDGTSISIRKFKKQAIDFSQLVGFGAMSPEMAQILMIAARCRLNILISGGTGSGKTTMLNALSQFISEKERIVTIEDAAELRLQQPHVVRLETRTAGIENTGVIHQRDLVINALRMRPDRIIVGECRGSEAFEMLQAMNTGHDGSMSTLHANTPRDAIARVESMVMMATANLPLEAIRRTIVSAVDLIIQISRLHDGSRKVMSITEVVGLEGSSVVLEEIFQFRPEHGDANAEKVQGNFVTAGLMKRSILVEKARFFGLDEQLDALFQNKRGRS
- a CDS encoding AAA family ATPase; the encoded protein is MFDLVDILKKDSAHGDDGPKDEITSVLFYQTDKCQALVKEAYRFEGLVTPAIVQNNDENIKEHVRNESIEIVIVELNESNNVSQDAERISHLLPNDASVIVIGSEDAISTIRNLKGMGFYYLFWPITKHELIEFVVSVHENRNKNKGLGKKRKAKQISVIGSKGGVGTTLICSEIAYLLSEDKKSSCVLVDNDYQGGNIDIMLGMEKFEKRQIRPGAFATTLDNTSAQGMLIKHNKLLSVLSLTSESLANAEIKEYTKTVVEHIAADCNFIIDDLSSIARQNFNKEEVVELSDSVILVLEPTVSSLRDAARIKQQLEDQNQESNMRVFVVLNYCLPTSSGTITLKEVEKYLRREVDVIIPFVKQLDALVLERKRISKIGGKAEKGLRRLVSLIVGEDEKKGFSLFSRRK
- a CDS encoding pilus assembly protein N-terminal domain-containing protein produces the protein MDTRRLSQWLVFVACLFSFSALGARIVNLSEGDAETITVTEEIGSVFISNPEIADYQVIDKNKVVFFGKKIGNASLIIFDEEGQTLASRKLVVNKSMVHIQQQIQLRYPDVDVNIYNLGDQAVLSGLVSSDQEKEDIYHLVGELLAKDAEITIVEWDLGDTQYEMDFMRKYRFPGLVNNIEVATTKQVNVKLSIAEVSHSFMEQFGIQLGSSGQTAGVFVDYLTNFSADDIISVITAIGDDSVGQILAEPNLSVISGETASFLAGGELPVVTYVDGATNVEYKEYGVRLELMAKVLRDDKIKLSLMPEVSALDDVFYSDDTYNVPALRTRRARTTVELGDGQSFVLAGLLSSEDTESLRRIPYIGDIPILGALFRHTETTRTKTELLIIATVNLVQPIQANQIQIPTMEKTSNLHRFFGIEGTYKKADEKWANEVLASGGFKQ
- the cpaB gene encoding Flp pilus assembly protein CpaB — encoded protein: MNFRILIPVALIAIGAGLYGLSGNLIKQDAEQNVVDVVEDVNMITVWKAKEDIKRGQMVTRTQFYVTKVTEPEANDNGITEDVEIEFVRGEVSSKDISSDGWVTQLDLIKPDQDGYIDLIIADNMVPYGVKVDSDTIIGGVITHGSLIDVVALSSLSQNLASSDKVQPIQTVFFSPILIAVKVLKVEQNVLEDDTEVSLVLELTRKQLAKLVIAKKIAQLEFHKSVGAEQAELLQANSGDILPTYRAIKEFRAGDVNIK
- a CDS encoding prepilin peptidase, coding for MAATDICAVITALLLIFVIQSDFRHRKIPNTASVLLLINSTLYCVFNGYWMQWLIVVPVFLFGLLLWRLNVWGAGDAKLLAAISPMISPDYFISTLLLVAFLGGALSIVIFVSSRLRKNRVIAHIPYGVPISIGCWLGIMASIP